The Papio anubis isolate 15944 chromosome 2, Panubis1.0, whole genome shotgun sequence region AAGATTAATGGATGGTCACATCACCTTTCAAACAGCGGCTACAATAAAAACTCCAACAACTACTCCAGTAACTACAAAAAACACTCCAACCACCAGCCCAATTATCTACACCCTGGTCACAACCCAGGCCACATCCAACAACTCACACACAGCTCCTCCACTTACTAAAGTTACAGTCGGCCCCAGCTTAGCCCCTTATTCACTGCcacccaccatcacaccaccAGCTCATACAACTGGAACCAGTTCATCAACCGTCAACCACACAACTGGGAACGCCACTCAACCCAGTAACCAGACCACCCTTCCAGCAACTTTATCCATAGCACTACACAAAAGCACAACCGGTCAGAAGCCCGTTCAACCCACCCATGCCCCAGGAACAACGGCAGCTGCCCACAATACCACCCGAACAGCCGCACCTGCCTCCACGGTTCCTGGGTCCACCCTTGCACCTCAGCCATCTTCAGTCAAGACTGGAATTTATCAAGTTCTAAATGGAAGCAGACTCTGTATAAAAGCGGAGATGGGGATACAGCTGATTGTTCAAGACAAGGAATCGGTAAGTTGGGGCCACAGGACTGTAACACTATCTTCAAAGAGTCTGAGTGGAGGTTGGCTTGCTGGGAATGATCATTCTCTACATCCTGTATCTTTACTTTAAATGAAACCAATAGCTGTGAGCTCATCTCTCTCCAAGGTGCTCCATTAAAAGGTGATTATGTTTGAGGATACACATGAAAATAGAAACTAATAGCAACTGTTTGGAGAGAGGaaggcaaacaaaaatttaaatattcacaCCCCTCACTTTTAGCAAACATGGGCAGAGTGTCGTGGAATGTTCAGTGCTGATCTCAGCCCCTCCCTGCCACTCCAGAAGACTTACAAGCCTCATACCCTTTCCTGTGAAATGAAAGATTTAAAACAGATGGTCTCTATGGTTCTAGACAGTTGTGACATTAATATGGAAATCCATATTAATGAGAAAACCGAGGGAGAGGGGTTGTGATTACTTGATGTACTAAAGGAATCACTAaaacaatattttctctttctttgttttttgttgttgttgttgtttgtttgtttttgtttttgtttttgttttagacagagtatcgctctgttgctcaggctggagagtagtggcataatctcggctcactgcaacctctgcctccctggttcaagggatgttcctgcctcagcctcccaagtagctgggattacaggtgcctgccatcgcacctggctaatttttgtatttttagtagagatggggtttcactatgttggccaggctggtctcgagctcctgaccttgtgatccacccgccttggcctcccaaagtgctgggattacaggcgtgagccaccgtgcccagccatcaatattttctttttctgcaaactTCAATGATTTCAAATAAAACTTCTACATCCAGGTTGCTATTTGTGACAGAGGTACCTTACAGAGCAAACCCTTCCCTCTAGTATCATTTAACATGTTTAACTTAACATAAATTCCACGCAGCTTATCAGGAATATACCTGCCATCAATTATTTACAAAGGAACTCCTCTGTGAGAGAACTCCTCTTTAAGAAAGCTTTTGAACATAACAGTTTGGAAACGAGAGATGCCGTCTGGGGACTTTGCAGTTCTCCAGTGAATCCTCAGCCTTAAGTTTCAGGCTCACAAACTAGCCTATGCCTCTGGTTCCTTAGCTAGAGTTTTCTTCCACATCTCATTTAGCTGATCTGTCTTACTTGGTTTAGGTTTTTTCACCTCGGAGATACTTCAACCTCGACCCCAACGCAACCCAAGCCTCTGGGAACTGTGGCACCCGAAACTCCAACCTTCTGTTGAATTTTCAGGGAGGATTTGTGAATCTCACATTTACCAAGGTGAGGCCTGAGCTCCTTTGCACAAACCGCATCTGGTACAGCTTTCCCTCTCCCTCATCCTGGGGCCCGGTGGTGCAACCTCACACTTCAGTTTGAGATCTTTGCTGATAAGAATGAGGGGTTtggggatggagaggaggaaGTGTCAACATCTTATGTTTGTCTTcttcccccttcagcctccttcTGTGCAGCCCAAAAAGGGCTTCAGGGCCTCTTGGGGAGACTTGACCTCTGGGGAATCTAACCACCCCTGCCCTTTGCAAACCAGCCAAAGGAGGAAgttgtgcagatgaggaaacctaTAGAAATTCCCAGTGGACACCAGAGGAACAGGATTATTCAGAGGAACaggattattttaaaaccaaaatcaaatGTCAGAACAGGTTCTTTCCAACCACAGCAGGCAAAATTCAGGGCCCGAGCAGGCACTGGGTTTCCCAAACCATACCCTGGAAGGGGCAGACGGAAGTAATGTGGACAGAGCAGTCAGAGATCGAGGTCAGAGAGTCTCACTGTGGATTTGGCTCTGTCCCTTGCTCTCCTGGTGACTTTGGACAGGCAACTTAACCTGTCTGGGCtttatcatttgaaaaatggagGAAAGGACTTAGAGATTGCCTCTGTAAAGAGCATGCCccagccagacgcggtggctcacacctgtaatcccagaactttgggaggccaaggcaggcagatcacctgaggtcgggagttcgagaccagcctggccaatgcggtgaaaccccatctctactaaaatacaaaaattagccggccgtggtggtgtgtgcctgtaattccagctgcttaggaggctgaggcaggagaatcacttgaaccggggaggtggaggttgcagtgagccgagattgcgccattgcactccagcctgggcaacaggagcaaaactctgtctcaattaaaaaaaaaaaaaagcatgcccCATGCATGGGAAGTGGCAGATGCTCAAGAGCCGGCAGCTGCAATTGCAGTGACTGAAATGGGCATATGTCTCGCAGACCAGAAGGGGCTGGTCATCCCACTCCCCAGGGAGAGACTTGCCCCCTCTTGCCCCAGAGTGTCCTTCAAATTGCCCCAGTAAGAGCTGGGAGGAGGCACTGAGAAGCCCCTTGCAGCTGGGATTAGCTGCATGATCTCAGGGGAGTTGGGGCTTGTTTCCCAACCTGTAAAACGGAAATAATCACATGTACCTAGTAGGACCCTTGGGAATATTAGAAATTGGGTATGTAAACCGTCTAGCACAGTAGATAACAGTGTTCAATGAAGGGTGGTTACGATTGTTGTCATTATTAACTTGGTCTCAAAGGCTTTATTCTCCTGGAGCATACTAAGGTAGAGTTGCGCTTGAGAAGTCAGTGGTTTCCTTTTGCGACCAAGTGAGAAAGACAGTCCTTCATACCTAACTCCTCACAGCAAATGGGGAAGACATTCAGGGTAGAATAACTGCTCTATCCCTGGAAAATTGAAGTTAAACTATAGAGATGAcaagaatttctttaaaagtccctgggctggatacagtggctcaagaatcactcgaggccaggaatttgagaccagcctgggaaatatatagcaagaccctgtctctgccaaagaaaacaaaataaaattagctggtctTGGTAGCGCATGCTTGTAGCcctagctagtcaggaggctgaggtgggaggattgcttgagcccaggaggtcgaggctgcagtgagtaatGATTCAATGATAGCATCACtgctctccaaaaaaaaaaagttacttcgGCAAAATAGCAGAAGATAAAGACATAAACATTTTACGCTTTGGTTCAGGGCTCAGTTCCACCCAGACCACTCCCCACTGCCCATGTGACTAACTGACTAATGGAAGACGTTGGCAAACTCCAGCATTTGTGGCACACAAGGGCAGCTGCTATCAGGCCTTAGGCAGACCTGCAGACAGTGATTTCTTTGACACTTTCAACCTCTCTTTTTGttgctttcttcttctcctgATGCTCCAACCCTGCCTTTCCTATTCcttcaggctggtctctgaccAAATTCCACCCAAGTGTTGAGTCCCTGCCTTTCTGAAAATCCTTTGAGGTCCCAAATTATCTGTTCTTCCAAGGATAGGGGCAGGAAATGGGTGTCCAGAAAGAGCCAGAAGCACCAGCAGGTCGTCCTCCTCTCCCTCCATTCACCCACCTTCAGGAAGGGGCAAAGTGGGACACTCTCAGCCCATGGCCCTGAGTGTTGCAATAGCTGCTTTGCTTGAATTTCACCAGCCACATGCCCCTTATTCGTTCCATTCCCCAGCACAAATTCCCAAAGTAGCTGGCCTCCGCCGGGAGGAGAGCAGAGAGGCTCACGGAACGTAAAAATTCCCGCCGTCCTTAGTTATCCCAGAaacttatgcatttattttttattaaatttattttgactttttattttatttttaaatgtttgtgggtacatagtaggtgtatatatttatgggctacatgagatattttgatataggcatacagtgtgtaataatcacatgaGGGTAAATGGATTGTTCATCAcctgaagcatttatcctttgtgttacaaaaaatctaaatatactttcagttattttaaaatgtacaacaaattatttttgacttcagttactctgttgtgctatcaagtatcagatcttatttattctgtctctctctctctatatatatatatatatacacacacatatacatattattttttatttttttgagatagagtctcgctctgtcgcccaggctggagtgcagtggtgcgatcttggctcactgcaacctccgcctctcaggttccagcgatttccctgcctcagcctcccaagtagttgggactacagccgcgcaccaccatgtctggctaatttttgtatttttagtagagacagggtctcactatggtggccaggacggtctcgatctcttgaccttgtgatccgcccactttagcctcccaaagtgctgggattacaggtgtgagccaccgcgcctggcccattctgtctatatttttttacccattaaccattcccttttccctcaccccacccattacccttcccagcctctggtaaccatcattctactctcaatctccatgagttcaattgtttcaatttttagcttccacaaataagtgagaaggtagaaagtttgtctttctgtgcctggcttatttcacttaatataatgacctccagttccatccacgttgttgcagatgactggatctcattctttttcacagctgaattgtgtatatgtactgtGTTTtcttatccactcatctgttgatggccACTTTGGTTGCTTGCAAACCTtagctgttgtgaacagtgctagaATGGATGTGGGAGAGCAgatctcttcgatatactgattttctttctttggggtatatatttTACAGTGGGATTGCAAGATCATATGGTGGCTCTCTTTTAAGGTTTTTGAGgatccaaactgttctccatcttggttctactaatttacattctcgcCAGCAGTGTAcgagggctcccttttctccacatcctcaccagcatttgttattgcctgtcttttgaataagagccattttaactggggtgagacgatatctcattgtggttttgatttgcatttatcttatgatcagtgatattgagcaccttttcatagaCCTGTTCgccattttatgtcttcttttgagaaatgtctactcagatcttctgcattgaatttttaaaatcaaagtattagattttttaaatcaaagtattAGATGTTTTACTGTtaagttgtttgagcttcttgtatgttctgcttattaatcccttgtcggatggatagtttgcaaacattttctctcattctgtgggttgtctcttcactttgttgattgtttcctttgctgtgcagacgcATTTTAACTTggtgtaatcccatttgtccatttttgctttggttgcctgtggtttggggtattactcaaggagtctttgcccagaccaatgtcctgaagagtttccccagtgttttcttttagtagtttcaaaGTTTGATACCtcagatttaagtccttaatccattttgatgtgATTGCTGTACACAGCGAGAGACAGAAGTCtagtttcattgttctgcatatAGATAcccggttttcccagcaccatttattaaagagactgtcctttcctcaatgtatgttcttggcacctttgaatttctgcattttaaaaaagaatttggctggcacacctgtaatcccaggactgtCAGAAGCCAAGGTGGAatgattgcatgagcccaggggtttgagatcagcctgggcaacgtagcaagacactatctctacaaaaaatttaaaaattagctagtcatggtgacgtgtacctgtggtcctagctaccacacgcaggctgaggtgggatgattgctttaacctaggaggtcaaggctgcaatgagctgtgattgtgccattgcactccagcccgggtgatagagtgagactctttctaaaAAACATCAATCAATAGGAATTTGTTTAAGCCAAAACAGGGACCCTGAATTCGAGAATTACAGGTGCTAGGCATATAACTTAATGAGCGAAGCAagctagttttaaaaaagaaaattgttttcattgAAACAAGCAgtcctaaatttttattttaccagtttTGATAAAGATCAAAATAGGTCTTcatcaaaaattaaagacaagaAAGCTTTCAATTTCCATTCAATCTaataagaaaaaatcttaaagtaagCACAAAGTAATGAGGCAACTGACAAGGACTCAGAAATTAGGAGACAAAAGGGAGGGGCAGGAGAGTGTTCATCTCCCTAGGAGTTAGTTCTGCAGATGGTGCAAATGGCAGGGCTGGTGTCTAGCCCCGAGGATTATCACTATCCTTTATGGCATTTATTTGGGATGCTCCAATGTCCATTCTGAGTGGCTTACCTTCTATACTAGttgttcaatattttttttcttttttttttagatggagtcttgctttgttgcccaggctggagtgcggtgacacaaTCTtgactaactgcaacctccgcctcttgagttcaagcaattctcctgcctcagcctcccaagtagctgggactataggcgtgtgccaccacgcccagctaattttttgtatttttagtagagatggggtttcactatgttagccagggtggtctcgatctcctgacctcatgatccacccgccttggcctccaaaagtgctggaattacaggcgcagtTGCTCAATATTTTACATGTCCCGTCAATCAGGTGGTAAGGAGAGGGTGGTAATGCCAGATCTTCTGATTGTTCAAGATAAGGCAGAAATCTAGATCTTTCTAGAAAAGcacatgatttttttaatgttggcaatacatttttaaaattttgagggccgggtgtggtggctcacgcctgtaatcccagcactttggaggccaaggtgggtggatcacccggggccaggagttcaagaccaacctggccaacatggcaagaccctgtctctactaaaaatacaaaaattagctgggcatggtggcaggcacctataatcccagctacttgggaggctgaggcaggagaatcgcttgaacccaggaggcggaggttgcagtgggccgagattgtggcactacactccagcctgggcaacaagagtgaaactccgtctaaaaaaaaaaaaaaaaaaacaccatgctGGCCAAAAAACCTACAACGtaaggccagatttggcctgtggaTTCTGATGCTGTGACTTCTGCCCTAATGGGTGTATTGTATGAAGTGTATTTAGGTAAGAAAGCTTTCTAGATTTTTCCAAAAGAGAAATAGACTCAACTATTCAGTCGATCACTTTTGAAATGTTGCTGCTTTCTAAATGAGCACTTCTCAACAGCAACAGTATTAACATTTGAGGCCAGGTAAGTCTTTGTGTGGGACTACCTTGTGCCTTGAAAAATGGTTAGCAGCATTTCTGGCCTCTGTCTACAAGACGCCAGGAGCAACTGCCCACCCCAGTCTGACAACTcgaaatgtctccagacattgtcaaatgtctcCTGGGAGGCAAAAATCATGTGTGGTTGAAAACCATGGctctagagaaaaagagaacctTAGAAAATGTGAGTTTATTCATTATAATATAATAGATGTTATGGGAGCTAGGTTGTAGAATGATAAATGGATGTTGATTAGGCCTGATTTATCAACTCGTTTATTAGTAAGAATTTACTAAGCACTTACTTTGTCCCTAACAATGAGCTTggctatgaaagaaaaataacagaaatataggCTATAGTTCCAGCTTTCAATTTgtaggattttgtttgtttgtttgctttcgagatgaggttttgctctcgtcacccaggctggagtgcaatggcatgattttggctcactgcaaactccacctcctgggttcaagtgattctcctgcctcagcctctcgagtagctgggattataggtgcgcaccaccacacctggctaatttttatattttttagtagaagacggggtttcgccatgttggccaggctgatcttgaagtcctgacctcaggtgatccacctgcctcggcctcccaaagtgctgggattacaggtgtgagccactgtgcccagcccaatttgtagttttttaaattgaaatactACCAATGActataacataaagaaaaatcagtcaCTTAACCTCGTCGTTCACTCAAGGCAAATTATCCATATCATTCACTTCGTGATCATGGACAGGCTGCTCAtgatctctgagcctcagctcctCTTCTATAAGATGGAGCCAACCAGTGCTTATTTTGCGGGGCTGCCGTGAGGGTGTGCTGAGCTAAAGAATGTAAAAGTGCTCAGCGTGGTATTTGGCCCCTAGTGGGGTCAGGAGAGgtggatttcctttcttcttttccctcagtttcattttttgaaaaactgaaaaactttcCCTGTCAGTGTCTCATTTGGTTAGGGTGACAGGCTGAAACTTGTTCAGACTCTTCAAGCTCAAGATCACGTACGtctctccccccacctccctACAACATCCTTCCTGGTGGGATAGTTGCTTTTAAAACATCCTTCAGTAACTTCGTTCTGTGCGCAGGACTATCCCTTTCTCCTCCACCCCTTTGGCCGGGCAGCTCTAGGTCTCCAGCCCTGGCTCTCGACATAGTGAAATTAACCATCAAGAGAGGAGAGGTGCCAGGGTCAGGCAGTGCACTGGCCAACTGAGGTCTTGGAATCAATGCTGCAGACCCACCTGGTGTTCTGGTGTTTCCAGtttccagctctttttttttttttttttttatttttaagaaagggctccctctgtcacccaggctgaagtgtggtagcacgatcatagctcactgcagcctcggcctcctgaactcaagtgatccttccatgcctcagtctcctgagtagctgggactacaggtacatgccaccagctaattttttttttatttttattttttgtagagatgggttttaatTATGTTGCTCAAACTGGTCTCCAGAGCCTTTGAGGGGCATTTGGAACCCTCTTGGCCTACGAGCTGGGCTTCTGAGGACCGTGACCAATGTTCAAATGTTAACACCCTCACAGTGCACCGCTTAGAACCTCCCAGGTAATCTGTACTTTCCACACCCTGTTTCCCCTGgtacttttccctctgcctggaaggccCTTCCCACCCCTCAGCTCCTTTAGCATCCATCCttaaaataactcaaatatcATCACCCTGTGAAATTCCCCCTTCTCCACTTCTGTTTCAGGTAAAATGAGAGACTTCCTCTTCTTAGTTCCCTGAATCTCTAGTCATTGTTCCCCAAACTTCATCAATGCACTGGTCACACATTTCACCATCCCCAAGGCAAAGTCTATGGCTCCTTCACTTCTCTTCCCTAGTACCCTCCCGGACTTCATCTATAGTGTATCTTTAGCAAACATTTGATAAACAAATGAATCAATGAAGGAGAAAATCTAAATTTTGCAGAGAACTCTGGGTCAAAGTGCCAAAAAGTAGATCACAGGTTCCTTTTGCTATGTCCAGAACAAAACTTTCTTGATTTAGTCACAACAGTGCTGAGCAAAAAAGACGGAAGACAAAATCGATGCCCAGACAAAATCGATGCTGATCGATGCTGAAGACAAAATCCACATCCTGAACAGCTAGGGACTATGAAACTTCCATGGTGTGTTTTGCTGAAGTGGACGGGGGAACCTTAGGGCCCTGCGGTTATTGGCATGCTGGCGTCCTGGGCAGGATGAATTGGCTGGTTGGTGCCAGACCCCCGTATGTCTGTACAAAGGTAGACATGTTGGTGGACCCTCAGTTTTGCTAAGGAGGATGTTAAGATTCTTGACGGATTAACAAAGGAccacagagcctaaaatatttctggaaaaaagtttaccaaagatgattttgtttcctttaagaaTATCCAGTAACACTATAACTCTACAAAATAAAGTGGCACAATTGTCTAACTAAGCCTCATTCCAGAGCATAAATTATGTAAAacttggaatctttttttttttcttgaaaagaaatACTGAATAGGGATGTAtgaacagaagccatgtctgtCTTGAATGGTGGTGAGACAAGATGGTATATCCCCATGCCATTAACCCTGAGGCCCGGGGCTTAAATACCATATGGAAAGGGTGAGTCAGAAGAGATGTGCAGGACGATTGAAGTATGATCATGTCAAGTCAAACTTGGAACCttaagaaaactaaatatccCCCTGCCGTTTTGTTGACATGAATCCACCTAACAGATACTTTTCCTTTACCCTAAAGATAGACATCATGGCTAGGCATAGTAGCTCATACCTCAAGCCTCATtccttgtaatcctaacactttgagaggccaagtagggaggatctcttgaggccaggagttcaagactagcctgggcatcatagtgagatcccatctctataaaattaaaaaaaaaaaaaaatgctggctgtggtggcacggCTTCtagtcagctacttgggatgctcaggcaggaggctcacttgagcccggcaggttgaggctgcagtgagccaagatcttgccactgcacaccagcctgggcaacagagggagaccccgactcaaaaaaaaaaaaaaaagctagacatCAGCTTAGTCCTAGTCAACGTTTGACTAATCTTGATTCagtcaaaatggaaagaaatctgaGTACAGGTTCCAGACTCTGTCCTGTTGTGCCCTTAAGATGAACTCGCAGTGAATGTGAGCACTCTGCTTGTGGAAGGCCTCATGTTTTGATTAGTCCTAGAAAGCGTGGATTCTTGTGGAGCGGCAGTGGCCCTGCCCATCAGGAACGGGTTCCCAGGTGTTCCGCTTGTGCATCTGGAAGGGCTCAGGCTTGTTTTCATGCTTTGCTGTTGCCCCATGAAATTCTTGAGTTTTGAACACGTGGCCCCACACTTTCATTTTTTACTGAGCCCCACAAATTCATTATGTAGCCAGTCCTGCTTCCCATCAATGGTTATAGGTTTCAGCTGCCTTTCAGGGAATGTGAAAGTAAATTCTCACATAATGAATTTTTGTCCTATACCCACACATCCCATGGAGGAAAACGCAGggcaggatcttgctttgtctcACCTACAAACTATGTGCATCTGCGGTAGATGCTTAACTCTTCAGAGCCTCTTtgttctcagctgtaaaatggtcTGATAATATCGATTCTGGTCTCAGGGGGTCGTTGTAAGGATCAAGTGAGGCAATGTCAGTGAAAACATGCATGTGGCAAATGGTGAAACTCTCACAGAAATGCCACGCATTCTTTCCTTAGGTGGGCAGGTCAGACACCAAAGGGAAGATTCCAAGAGGCCTCTGAGGAGTCTGAGCTGACCTCATTACTATTCTGCTGCTCCTCAAATCAGTCTCACAGTGCAGCCCGAGCCGTTTCCAAAATCAAAGCTATGCTCATGTCACTGCcctacttaaaacccttcaatggGCCCTCTTTGCCCTTAGGGATGGGGCGGGGGTCTTGTAACCCTGACTGTGGACCCTGAAATATAAGTCTCTCTTAGATTAAAAGAggctccaaattttaaaaatgcccgGAATAAATGGTATATAAAAGCAACACATAGTtggtgtcttcttttttttttttttttttgagatggagtctggctctgtcgcccggactggagtgcagtggcttgatctcagctcactgcaagctccgcctcccaggtttacgccattctcctgcctcagcctcccgagtagctgggactacaggcgcccgccacctcacccggctagtttttgtttttgtattttttagtagagacggggtttcaccgtgttcgccaggatgctctcgatctcctgacctcgtgatccgcccgtctcggcctcccaaagtgctgggattataggcttgagccaccgcggctggccaAGTTGGTGTCTTtttaaaacagacatttctccctAAAGCAAATGGATGGTCTAAGGGCATTGTTCAACTTGCCTTCAAGACCCAAGAGACTGAGCACCTTGACGGAGGCAACCAGGTCCTCTCCCATGACCTAGAACAGTCCCTGGCATGGAGTGGGTATGAAAGAGACGTTAAAGACTAGACTTGGAGGCAAGCAGAGCTGGAGGTCATATCTTCCCCTGCCACCTCTTAGGACTGTGACATGGAGCAAGtcacccagcctcattttccctCATGATtatggtgaggattaaataaggcaAGTGCATGGAAGTGCCCGcgacagtgcctgacacagggtAGGAAGCTATTGTGTGGCAGGTGCTATTCAATGAATTGTAGGATCTAGAGCTCAGTGTATCAGTATCAATGATCTTACTAAAACAGTGTGTATTTATGGAACCCTTTTATTGTGTAATGAATCAACATTTTATCCACTTACAATACACAAATGAACTATAATGTGGTCAAGATTAGTATTGTTAAGTTTCTCTAATGACTATATTTGAAACCTCTAAAAGTAATTCAATTTCATGTTCTGATTTGGGTTGCTCTGCCATTTTTACACCTCTTACTTATAGATGGTTTTCTAAGGAATGTTTAAAACTGAGAACACTGTGGatcacctcaattaaaaaatggaaactcCCTTTTCAACTTACCCTTCTACACCCCAATTCAGTTCCCTAGAAGGTTTCATGCCCTTCGTTTTTATAGGGCtgttttgtagtttgtttttgtttttctggaaagatAATTCCTAGATGAAATGTGGGGGTACTGCTTTGTGTTTAAATACAACCACTTGGGGTTCTCTTCTAGAGGATACCCAGGAATCTCAGGGTAAGGCATTTCTTCCCATAATCCCTCCCAGTGGCCCCATTTAGCCATTTTGAAGACATAGACCCATTAAGCTGTGTAAAGCCATTGACACCCTATGTAGGAACATGTAGACACCATTTTGTATACATTGTTTTTCCCAGAGGGTTTATGGACCCCAGGAGGTCCTCCCATGGTATCCTTAAGGATGAGCCTTCTAAACCAGATGGatggtcttaaaaataaaaggaaaggatgCGTGGTCTCAGGATAAGAATTCCTACCCTTAGATATTAATTGCTAGTAAAAGCTTACTATACGCTCCTGCTCCTCCACCTTCCTGATGGACTTGCGTTGTAACAGGGAGAAATTTGGCCCAACCAAGGGACTCAG contains the following coding sequences:
- the LAMP3 gene encoding lysosome-associated membrane glycoprotein 3 isoform X1; this encodes MPRQLSAAAVLFASLAVILHDGSQMRAKAFPKTRDYSQPTAAATGQDIAKPVQQPANQAPHQTLAARLMDGHITFQTAATIKTPTTTPVTTKNTPTTSPIIYTLVTTQATSNNSHTAPPLTKVTVGPSLAPYSLPPTITPPAHTTGTSSSTVNHTTGNATQPSNQTTLPATLSIALHKSTTGQKPVQPTHAPGTTAAAHNTTRTAAPASTVPGSTLAPQPSSVKTGIYQVLNGSRLCIKAEMGIQLIVQDKESVFSPRRYFNLDPNATQASGNCGTRNSNLLLNFQGGFVNLTFTKDEGSYYISEVGACLTVSDPETIYQGMKHAVVMFQTAVGHSFKCVSEQSLQLSAHLQLKTTNVQLQAFDFEDDHFGNADECFSDRNRREIPVAMGLSITGLLVILLTACLVARKRPSRGYERM
- the LAMP3 gene encoding lysosome-associated membrane glycoprotein 3 isoform X2, translated to MPRQLSAAAVLFASLAVILHDGSQMRAKAFPKTRDYSQPTAAATGQDIAKPVQQPANQAPHQTLAARLMDGHITFQTAATIKTPTTTPVTTKNTPTTSPIIYTLVTTQATSNNSHTAPPLTKVTVGPSLAPYSLPPTITPPAHTTGTSSSTVNHTTGNATQPSNQTTLPATLSIALHKSTTGQKPVQPTHAPGTTAAAHNTTRTAAPASTVPGSTLAPQPSSVKTGIYQVLNGSRLCIKAEMGIQLIVQDKESVFSPRRYFNLDPNATQASGNCGTRNSNLLLNFQGGFVNLTFTKDEGSYYISEVGACLTVSDPETIYQGMKHAVVMFQTAVGHSFKCVSEQSLQLSAHLQLKTTNVQLQAFDFEDDHFGNVDECSSDYTIVLPVIGAIVVGLCLVGIGVYKIRLRCQSSGYQRI